From Gopherus flavomarginatus isolate rGopFla2 chromosome 7, rGopFla2.mat.asm, whole genome shotgun sequence, the proteins below share one genomic window:
- the LOC127055205 gene encoding alpha-2Db adrenergic receptor-like, whose amino-acid sequence MEKASSPAVPLNTSGNGSRGQPGVASHSPLALALILLAVLSIILAMLLGNVLVVVAVFTSRALKAPQNLFLVSLASANILVATLIIPFSWANELLGSWGFGSLWYSLYLALDMLFCTSSILHLSAISLDRYCAGSWCCNLGLHQPPCHRDRE is encoded by the coding sequence ATGGAGAAGGCCAGCTCCCCCGCTGTTCCCCTCAACACATCTGGAAATGGCAGCAGAGGGCAGCCAGGGGTGGCCTCACACTCCCCCTTGGCCTTGGCGCTCATCCTGCTGGCCGTGCTCTCCATCATCCTGGCCATGCTGCTGGGCAacgtgctggtggtggtggctgtCTTCACCAGCCGGGCCCTCAAGGCCCCGCAGAACCTCTTCCTGGTGTCTCTGGCTTCAGCCAACATCCTTGTGGCCACCCTCATCATCCCCTTCTCCTGGGCCAACGAgctgctgggctcctggggcttcgGCAGCCTCTGGTACAGCCTCTACCTGGCACTGGACATGCTCTTCTGCACCTCCTCCATCCTGCACCTGTCTGCCATCAGTCTGGACCGCTACTGTGCTGGCAGCTGGTGCTGCAACCTGGGCTTGCACCAGCCGCCCTGCCACCGTGACAGGGAGTGA